One Nocardioidaceae bacterium SCSIO 66511 genomic window carries:
- a CDS encoding GntR family transcriptional regulator has protein sequence MTNGPIAYRSKADLVTEHLRTELQAGRPGPGERIVVDRVAFQLGVSKVPVREAVTRLTGEGLLVHVPNVGPVVPEFSAHEIRETAIMRVAIESAALPTALPRHTDETIATLENLLTEMSGSDVDYPALNVKLHAEILDPTPYRELHRTAHTLLARAQRYAIVHAVPGYRTHANEEHAQLVALVKKRDLDELQRLNHHHITTAADQLIEQVERQQEP, from the coding sequence ATGACCAACGGGCCGATCGCGTACCGCTCCAAGGCCGACCTCGTCACCGAGCATCTACGGACTGAACTGCAGGCCGGCCGTCCCGGACCGGGTGAGCGAATCGTCGTCGACCGGGTCGCCTTCCAACTCGGGGTGAGCAAGGTTCCGGTTCGCGAAGCGGTCACCCGGCTCACCGGCGAGGGGCTCCTCGTACACGTCCCGAACGTCGGACCGGTCGTCCCGGAGTTCAGCGCTCACGAGATCCGCGAGACGGCGATCATGCGCGTCGCGATCGAAAGCGCAGCACTCCCGACCGCACTGCCGCGACACACCGACGAGACGATCGCCACCCTCGAGAACCTGCTCACCGAAATGAGCGGTTCAGACGTGGACTACCCCGCTCTCAACGTCAAGCTTCACGCCGAGATTCTCGACCCCACGCCGTACCGCGAGCTCCACCGCACTGCACACACCCTCCTCGCACGCGCTCAGCGGTACGCGATCGTGCACGCCGTTCCCGGCTACCGGACACACGCCAACGAGGAGCATGCTCAACTCGTCGCCCTCGTCAAGAAGCGCGACCTGGACGAACTCCAACGACTCAACCATCACCACATCACCACCGCCGCCGACCAGCTCATCGAACAGGTCGAACGACAGCAGGAGCCGTAA
- a CDS encoding DUF4032 domain-containing protein: MSVRLRSTRPDPSLIRLPWSVPLADWDPALDVPLARGISRHVVRFVRAADTIVAVKETRESFANREYALLRNLDRIGVPAVKAVAVVTGRETPEGEPIEPALITRVLPQSLPYRSLFAHKLREDTLDRVIDALVVLLVRLHLEGFYWGDCSLSNVLFRRNTDELEAYLVDAETGELHDSLSDGQRAHDIDLLRTNVFGELLDLQAGGMLGDEDDAIEIVDRISQRYEGLWQEITGTEEFGVDDMWRIQRRIERLNEHGFDVEEIDIVTDFDGDYVRIQPKILDAGHHCRRLRGLTGLDVPDRQARRLLNDLDAYTASHGLGNEDPMTVAHQWLTQIYQPLEEMIPDEYADVIETPQVFHDVLVHRWGLSEKAGHEVDFFETARSYIDNELPATVATLRAAASS; encoded by the coding sequence ATGAGCGTCCGCCTGAGGTCGACCCGCCCGGATCCGTCGCTGATCCGGCTGCCGTGGAGTGTTCCGCTGGCTGATTGGGATCCCGCGCTCGACGTCCCGCTCGCCCGCGGCATCTCCCGCCACGTCGTCCGGTTCGTACGCGCCGCCGACACGATCGTCGCGGTCAAGGAAACCCGAGAGTCCTTCGCCAACCGCGAGTACGCACTGCTACGCAACCTCGACCGCATCGGCGTACCGGCCGTGAAGGCGGTCGCCGTCGTCACCGGCCGAGAGACACCGGAGGGCGAGCCGATCGAGCCCGCCCTGATAACCCGCGTGCTCCCCCAGTCGCTTCCGTACCGATCGTTGTTCGCCCACAAGCTGCGCGAGGACACCCTCGACCGAGTCATCGACGCCCTGGTCGTACTTCTCGTACGGCTGCACCTCGAGGGCTTTTACTGGGGTGACTGCTCGCTGTCGAACGTGCTCTTCCGGCGCAACACCGACGAGCTGGAGGCATACCTCGTCGACGCCGAGACCGGCGAGCTGCATGATTCCCTGAGCGACGGCCAACGGGCTCACGACATCGACCTCCTGCGTACGAACGTCTTCGGCGAACTGCTCGATCTGCAGGCGGGCGGCATGCTCGGCGACGAAGACGACGCCATCGAGATCGTCGATCGCATCTCACAGCGGTACGAAGGTCTCTGGCAGGAGATCACCGGCACCGAGGAGTTCGGCGTCGACGACATGTGGCGCATCCAGCGACGCATCGAGCGGCTGAACGAGCACGGCTTCGATGTCGAGGAGATCGACATCGTGACCGACTTCGACGGCGACTACGTACGCATCCAACCCAAGATTCTCGATGCCGGCCACCACTGCCGGCGGCTGCGCGGACTCACCGGGCTCGACGTACCCGACCGCCAAGCGCGGCGACTGCTCAACGACCTCGATGCGTACACCGCATCGCATGGTCTCGGCAACGAAGACCCGATGACGGTCGCGCACCAGTGGCTCACCCAGATCTATCAACCGCTGGAAGAGATGATCCCCGACGAGTACGCCGATGTGATCGAGACCCCGCAGGTGTTCCACGACGTGCTCGTGCACCGGTGGGGTCTGTCGGAGAAGGCCGGCCACGAGGTCGACTTCTTCGAGACCGCGCGGTCGTACATCGACAACGAACTGCCGGCCACCGTCGCGACGTTGCGCGCCGCGGCATCGAGCTGA
- a CDS encoding DUF4234 domain-containing protein gives MTADTPTDDPVTPQASSPPASAPSPAKHMGALSEVAPRPGKIRPTGVTILLYIVTLGFYSLYWSYAVHKEIKDYAKEGLGGPLGLVLAFFLFFVVAFTLPGEIKGLYERRGMKPPVAGTTGLWVLPGAVLIVGPIVWFVKVNGALNAFWRAEGAELPA, from the coding sequence ATGACTGCTGATACTCCAACCGACGATCCAGTCACACCGCAAGCAAGTTCGCCGCCCGCGTCCGCGCCCTCGCCTGCGAAGCACATGGGCGCACTATCAGAGGTCGCGCCGCGTCCCGGCAAAATTCGACCGACCGGTGTCACGATCCTGCTCTACATCGTGACGCTCGGCTTCTACAGCCTCTACTGGTCGTACGCGGTACACAAGGAAATCAAGGACTATGCCAAGGAGGGTCTTGGCGGACCACTTGGCCTGGTTCTCGCGTTCTTCCTCTTCTTTGTCGTCGCCTTCACCCTGCCAGGCGAAATCAAGGGCCTATACGAACGCCGAGGGATGAAGCCGCCTGTCGCCGGCACCACGGGCCTCTGGGTACTACCTGGCGCGGTCCTGATCGTCGGACCAATCGTCTGGTTCGTGAAGGTCAATGGTGCCCTAAACGCCTTCTGGCGAGCGGAGGGCGCGGAGTTGCCAGCCTAG
- a CDS encoding FAD-binding protein, with translation MTDSDEWRNWADSASCQPDMIAYPSSAAEVSDLVRNAARHHQQVKAVGSGHSFTPIALTDGVLLDLNDLDDLIGVDHLRNRVTVGAGMTLARLNAHLHKHGLALPNLGDIDHQTISGAVSTGTHGTGGALHGIAKAIVGLEMVYADGSIGQIGEDDGEVFDAARVGLGALGIVTAVTLQCVPAFLLHAHEGPMSLADVLGDLDAFVDGNDHFEFYWFPHTEQTMTKRNNRVDDGTERKPVGRIRGFVDDELLSNTAFEVLNRVATRRRRIVPRLNRLSSKALSERQFTDDSFRVFCSPRRVRFREMEYAVPRERLPEVLTDVKSWIEKHDELISFPIEVRFTAPDDIWLSTGYDRANAYIAVHQYHRMDYGTYFTGVEEILSAAAGRPHWGKLHTLGAADLRERYPRFDDFLAVRDKLDPEGLFSNDYLDRVLGPPRT, from the coding sequence ATGACCGACAGCGACGAGTGGCGCAACTGGGCCGACTCCGCATCGTGCCAACCCGACATGATCGCCTATCCGAGCTCGGCCGCAGAGGTGTCCGACCTCGTACGCAACGCCGCCCGCCACCATCAACAGGTCAAAGCCGTCGGGTCCGGTCACTCGTTCACACCGATCGCACTCACCGACGGGGTTCTGCTCGACCTGAACGATCTCGACGACCTCATCGGCGTCGACCACCTCCGCAACCGCGTCACCGTCGGCGCAGGCATGACCCTCGCTCGCCTCAACGCACATCTGCACAAGCACGGTCTCGCCCTGCCGAACCTCGGCGACATCGACCACCAGACGATCTCGGGGGCAGTGAGCACGGGTACGCACGGCACGGGCGGTGCCCTGCACGGCATCGCGAAAGCGATCGTCGGACTCGAGATGGTGTACGCCGATGGCAGCATCGGCCAGATCGGCGAGGACGACGGCGAGGTCTTCGACGCCGCCCGGGTCGGCCTCGGCGCCCTCGGCATCGTCACTGCCGTCACGTTGCAATGCGTACCGGCGTTTCTGCTGCATGCACACGAGGGCCCGATGTCGCTTGCCGACGTGCTCGGTGACCTCGATGCGTTCGTCGATGGCAACGACCATTTCGAGTTCTACTGGTTTCCGCACACCGAGCAGACGATGACCAAACGCAACAACCGCGTCGATGACGGTACGGAACGCAAGCCCGTCGGGCGTATCCGCGGGTTCGTCGACGACGAACTCCTCAGCAACACCGCTTTCGAGGTGCTCAACCGGGTCGCCACTCGCCGCCGTCGCATCGTGCCGAGACTCAACCGCCTGTCCAGTAAGGCATTGTCCGAACGCCAGTTCACCGACGACTCCTTCCGGGTGTTCTGTTCTCCCCGCCGCGTACGGTTCCGCGAGATGGAGTACGCAGTGCCGCGCGAGCGACTTCCGGAAGTGCTCACCGATGTGAAGTCATGGATCGAGAAGCACGACGAGCTCATCTCGTTTCCGATCGAGGTGCGGTTCACCGCTCCCGACGACATCTGGCTGTCGACCGGGTACGACCGCGCCAACGCGTACATCGCGGTACACCAGTACCACCGAATGGACTACGGCACCTATTTCACCGGCGTAGAGGAGATCCTCAGTGCTGCCGCCGGGCGGCCACACTGGGGCAAGCTGCACACCCTCGGCGCCGCTGACCTACGTGAGCGCTATCCACGCTTCGACGACTTCCTGGCCGTACGCGACAAGCTCGATCCCGAAGGCCTGTTCAGCAACGACTACCTCGACCGGGTGCTCGGCCCGCCGCGCACATGA
- a CDS encoding aminotransferase class IV gives MQSGLQVFVSDRVVPLAEAAVSVFDAGFQSGDAVWEGMRVYNGRVLKLDRHLRRLEQSANALRIRLPYDAAGIADAVHRTLEANGFTDDAHIRLMVTRGSRSTSGMDPRNAPESGTLVIVAEHKPVDERPAPQRLRTASIRRPHPQVVDASIHHANQLNSILARLEILDQPEIDATLMLDAFGYVAEADTANIFLVSEGKVRTPFATSCLHGITRETVLDLAVAAGYETAEAQLTLFDFYSADEVLVTGTVCELVPVVEIDARRIGTGEPGPVWWDLLSRYRAQVKELTR, from the coding sequence ATGCAGTCAGGGCTCCAGGTGTTCGTGTCGGACCGGGTCGTACCGCTCGCGGAGGCGGCCGTGTCGGTGTTCGACGCCGGGTTCCAATCGGGAGATGCGGTGTGGGAAGGCATGCGCGTCTACAACGGCCGGGTCCTGAAACTCGACCGGCATCTTCGGCGGCTCGAGCAATCGGCGAACGCACTGCGGATCCGCTTGCCGTACGACGCGGCCGGCATTGCCGACGCGGTGCATCGCACGCTCGAGGCGAATGGGTTCACCGACGACGCTCACATTCGACTCATGGTCACGCGCGGATCGCGGTCGACCTCGGGGATGGATCCGCGTAACGCGCCGGAGAGCGGAACGCTCGTCATCGTCGCCGAGCACAAGCCCGTCGACGAGCGGCCGGCGCCGCAGCGGCTCCGCACAGCGAGCATCCGACGGCCCCATCCGCAGGTGGTCGATGCGAGCATCCACCATGCCAATCAGCTGAATTCGATCCTTGCCCGACTCGAGATTCTCGACCAACCGGAGATCGACGCCACCTTGATGCTGGATGCGTTCGGTTATGTCGCAGAGGCGGATACGGCGAACATCTTCCTGGTGAGCGAGGGCAAGGTACGCACGCCCTTCGCGACGTCGTGTCTGCACGGCATCACCCGTGAGACGGTCCTGGACCTGGCGGTGGCCGCGGGCTACGAGACGGCCGAAGCTCAGTTGACCCTGTTCGACTTCTACAGCGCCGACGAGGTTCTGGTTACCGGGACCGTATGTGAGCTCGTACCTGTGGTGGAGATCGACGCCCGGCGGATCGGGACCGGCGAGCCGGGGCCGGTCTGGTGGGATCTACTTTCGCGCTACCGTGCGCAAGTCAAGGAGCTGACTCGATGA
- a CDS encoding VOC family protein, translated as MTLRGFATLNIWADDVPAAAAWYTEFLGIEPYFEQSGPDGRPAYIEFRIGDHQAELGIIDRRFAPAGAATQPGGAIMHWHVDDLAGTVERSLTMGAREYEPVTPRGDTGFVTASVVDPFGNVLGLMTNPHYLEMLEAGR; from the coding sequence ATGACGCTACGCGGATTCGCCACCTTGAACATCTGGGCCGACGATGTGCCGGCCGCAGCCGCCTGGTACACCGAGTTCCTGGGCATCGAGCCGTACTTCGAACAGTCCGGACCCGATGGGCGACCGGCGTACATCGAATTCCGCATCGGCGACCATCAGGCCGAGCTCGGCATCATCGACCGCAGGTTCGCACCGGCGGGTGCCGCGACTCAGCCGGGCGGTGCCATCATGCACTGGCATGTCGACGATCTGGCGGGCACGGTCGAGCGGAGCCTGACGATGGGCGCCCGCGAGTACGAGCCGGTTACGCCGCGCGGCGACACCGGCTTCGTCACCGCATCGGTGGTCGACCCGTTCGGGAATGTTCTCGGCCTGATGACTAACCCGCACTACCTCGAGATGCTCGAAGCGGGCCGCTGA
- a CDS encoding YdeI/OmpD-associated family protein — MDILEFRDTAEWEAWLDTHHADRAEAWLRIAKRHSGLPLIRIADALDGALSFGWIDGQRRAYDDDSFLQRYSRRRKTSSWSKVNVEKVAALSAAGRMRPAGVAEVAAAKADGRWDSAYESQRTAQVPADLAEALSENPTAHAVFDRLGRSERYAVILPLLKARTPESRAKILAREVARLTA; from the coding sequence ATGGACATTCTCGAGTTCCGCGACACCGCCGAATGGGAGGCGTGGCTCGACACGCACCACGCCGACCGGGCCGAGGCTTGGCTGCGCATCGCCAAACGACACTCGGGTCTGCCGCTCATCCGTATCGCCGACGCACTCGACGGCGCGCTCAGCTTCGGCTGGATAGACGGCCAACGGCGTGCGTACGACGACGATTCGTTCCTGCAGCGGTACTCGCGCCGGCGCAAGACCAGCTCATGGTCGAAGGTCAACGTCGAGAAGGTCGCGGCCCTCAGCGCAGCCGGCCGGATGCGACCAGCGGGAGTGGCCGAGGTAGCTGCAGCCAAGGCCGACGGGCGCTGGGACTCCGCGTACGAGTCGCAGCGTACGGCGCAAGTTCCCGCGGACCTCGCCGAGGCGCTCTCGGAGAACCCGACCGCGCATGCAGTGTTCGACAGGCTCGGAAGATCCGAGAGGTACGCGGTGATCTTGCCGCTGCTCAAGGCGCGCACGCCGGAGTCGCGGGCGAAGATCCTTGCCCGCGAGGTCGCCCGGTTGACGGCGTAG
- a CDS encoding von Willebrand factor type A domain-containing protein: MRRQLTTAAIAALLAATACSNASDDTDPDRPDIDARAYYESYQEDADDDAAGGMTFDSAPQRTDSAAPDGARPDSEPEQIVPCNDCGPLPPHHEPPITAGNNFDDAGTSPVVATRQQPKSTFGLDVDTGSYRIAQHLLEQDVLPPKASIRPEEWINAYDYGDSDPKDSDLGVLAETAADSDTRTQLMRVAVGARDLADSERPPASLTFVVDTSSSMDIRERLGLVKSSLALLAENLQPDDKIAIVTYDDKARGILEPTPVAESDKILNAIDDLEPGGGTNLEAGVKLGYEYASRSADKAGINSVILASDGVANIGLTKPDRLANKVSAAAADSDIHLVTVGYGMGNYNDDLMEQLADKGQGFYSYVSTFKEARQLFAEDLTGTLSVAAKDAKAQVEFDPENVESYRLIGYENRAMSDQEFDDKSADAGEIGFGMDTTALYEVTPADNVEPNAPLGKATVRWQSASEGSQEEVSTELRMPGASAAPSDALRLSSTVAEFAETLKHEQGKKSLDKHLRALQSTAKSLAADDISGADELADLIGQAIEAHPTGGPYEIQ, encoded by the coding sequence ATGAGACGCCAACTGACGACCGCAGCCATCGCCGCGCTCCTCGCCGCGACCGCGTGCAGCAACGCGTCCGACGACACCGACCCCGATCGGCCAGACATCGATGCGCGGGCCTACTACGAGAGTTATCAGGAAGATGCGGACGACGACGCCGCCGGCGGAATGACGTTCGATTCCGCTCCCCAACGCACCGACAGCGCAGCACCTGACGGAGCTCGGCCGGACAGCGAACCAGAGCAAATCGTGCCGTGCAACGACTGCGGCCCACTTCCGCCGCACCACGAACCCCCGATCACCGCCGGCAACAACTTCGATGACGCCGGCACGAGCCCCGTCGTCGCCACTCGGCAGCAGCCGAAGTCGACTTTCGGGCTCGATGTCGACACCGGGTCGTACCGAATCGCCCAGCATCTACTCGAGCAAGACGTGCTACCTCCGAAGGCGTCGATCCGCCCGGAAGAGTGGATAAACGCGTACGACTACGGTGATTCCGACCCGAAGGACTCCGACCTCGGCGTGCTCGCCGAGACGGCCGCCGACTCCGACACCCGCACGCAACTGATGCGAGTAGCAGTGGGTGCGCGCGACTTGGCCGACAGCGAGCGGCCGCCGGCCTCGCTCACGTTCGTGGTCGACACGTCGAGCTCGATGGACATCCGCGAGCGACTCGGTCTCGTCAAATCGTCACTAGCCTTGCTGGCTGAGAATCTGCAGCCCGACGACAAGATCGCGATCGTCACCTACGACGACAAGGCGCGCGGCATCCTCGAGCCAACGCCGGTCGCCGAATCCGACAAGATCCTCAACGCTATCGACGACCTCGAGCCCGGTGGCGGCACGAACCTCGAGGCAGGGGTGAAGCTCGGGTACGAGTACGCGTCACGATCTGCCGACAAGGCCGGGATCAACAGCGTCATCCTCGCTTCCGATGGAGTAGCGAACATCGGACTCACCAAACCGGATCGCCTTGCCAACAAGGTGAGTGCGGCCGCTGCCGACTCAGACATCCACCTCGTCACCGTCGGATACGGCATGGGCAACTACAACGACGATCTGATGGAGCAGCTGGCCGACAAGGGTCAGGGCTTCTACTCGTACGTCAGCACGTTCAAGGAGGCCCGTCAGTTGTTCGCTGAGGACCTCACCGGCACCCTCAGCGTGGCCGCGAAAGACGCGAAGGCGCAGGTGGAGTTCGATCCCGAGAACGTCGAGTCGTACCGGCTGATCGGGTATGAGAATCGCGCGATGTCGGATCAGGAGTTCGACGACAAGTCGGCTGATGCCGGCGAGATCGGATTCGGCATGGACACGACCGCGCTCTACGAGGTGACGCCTGCCGACAACGTCGAGCCGAATGCGCCACTGGGCAAGGCGACCGTACGCTGGCAGTCCGCCTCCGAAGGGTCGCAGGAGGAGGTGTCGACCGAGCTCCGGATGCCCGGCGCTTCAGCCGCACCGTCCGACGCACTTCGGCTGTCGAGCACCGTTGCGGAGTTTGCGGAGACGCTCAAACACGAGCAGGGCAAGAAGTCTCTCGACAAGCACCTGCGCGCACTGCAGAGCACGGCCAAGTCACTGGCAGCCGACGACATCTCCGGTGCTGACGAGCTGGCGGACCTCATCGGCCAAGCCATCGAGGCGCATCCGACTGGCGGGCCGTACGAGATCCAGTGA
- a CDS encoding amino acid deaminase/aldolase — protein sequence MATTNLPGMERVERLTADLEAPFAVVDDAVLWRNADELVRRAGGKPIRVASKSVRVRGILERVLQRPGFAGVLAYSLAEANWLADHGFDDILVAYPSVDRQAIRDLASAEQRATAITVMIDSVEHLDLIDRSAPRHTEIQVCIDVDASLRIGPVHLGVRRSPVRTPSQAAGLAKAIAGRSGFRLNAVMFYDAQIAGLPDSSPAVRMVKRRSAAELVERRAAVVEAVRAYAAPKVVNAGGTGSLDVLKDDTTATELAAGSGLFMPTLFDGYDDFSAHPAAMFALGVVRKPRKDIATLYSGGYVASGSPGKARVPTPVWPSGLGLIGTEAAGEVQTPVKGRAARRLSVGDRVWMRHAKAGEMCERFDEVHLVGSAAVESMPTYRGEGKNFG from the coding sequence ATGGCAACGACCAACCTGCCCGGTATGGAGCGCGTCGAGCGGCTGACCGCCGACCTGGAAGCACCGTTTGCCGTCGTCGATGACGCGGTGCTGTGGCGCAATGCCGACGAGCTCGTACGCCGTGCGGGTGGCAAACCGATCCGGGTCGCGTCCAAGTCGGTGCGCGTACGCGGGATACTCGAGCGGGTGCTGCAACGCCCCGGATTCGCCGGGGTTCTCGCGTACTCCTTGGCGGAGGCCAATTGGCTCGCCGATCATGGATTCGACGACATCCTGGTTGCGTACCCCAGCGTCGACCGGCAGGCCATCCGCGATCTCGCGTCCGCCGAGCAGCGCGCAACCGCGATCACCGTCATGATCGACAGCGTCGAGCACCTCGACCTGATCGACCGCAGCGCCCCTCGGCACACCGAGATCCAGGTCTGCATCGACGTCGACGCATCGCTGCGCATCGGCCCCGTCCACCTCGGAGTACGCCGCTCGCCCGTTCGTACCCCTTCACAGGCAGCGGGTCTCGCGAAGGCGATCGCCGGTCGCAGCGGCTTCCGGCTCAATGCAGTGATGTTCTACGACGCGCAGATCGCCGGGCTACCTGACTCCTCGCCGGCAGTACGCATGGTCAAGCGCCGCAGCGCCGCTGAGCTCGTCGAGCGGCGAGCGGCCGTCGTCGAGGCAGTACGCGCGTACGCCGCGCCGAAGGTCGTCAACGCCGGCGGCACCGGCAGCCTTGACGTGCTCAAGGACGATACGACCGCGACCGAGCTTGCCGCAGGCTCCGGTCTGTTCATGCCCACCCTCTTCGACGGGTACGACGACTTCAGCGCGCACCCGGCCGCGATGTTCGCACTCGGCGTCGTACGCAAACCACGTAAGGACATCGCCACGCTCTACTCCGGCGGATACGTCGCTTCGGGATCACCGGGCAAGGCACGCGTCCCGACACCGGTCTGGCCCTCCGGTCTCGGACTGATCGGCACCGAGGCTGCCGGCGAGGTCCAGACTCCCGTCAAGGGTCGCGCGGCGCGTAGGCTGAGCGTCGGCGACCGCGTATGGATGCGACATGCCAAGGCCGGCGAGATGTGTGAGCGGTTCGACGAAGTGCACCTGGTCGGCAGTGCTGCCGTCGAGTCCATGCCGACGTACCGCGGCGAGGGGAAGAACTTCGGATGA